Proteins from a genomic interval of Kitasatospora herbaricolor:
- a CDS encoding redoxin domain-containing protein: MTLLAVAVAGVGALSLINLVVVIGVVRRLREHSERLANAGGPVTGPSDPLVAPVGGRIGSFRATGSGGPVTDQDLADGTLVAFFSPSCPPCQEKLPGFVAHAADQPDAEGRILAVVVGDAEESRPMLAALTPVVRTVHEALDGPVGTAFGVRAFPASVRVARAADGRLLVAETAVWPRAAVAVAS; the protein is encoded by the coding sequence ATGACCCTTCTCGCCGTTGCCGTCGCCGGAGTCGGCGCGCTGTCCCTGATCAACCTCGTGGTCGTGATCGGCGTCGTGCGCCGGCTGCGCGAGCACTCCGAGCGCCTGGCGAACGCAGGCGGGCCGGTGACCGGGCCGTCCGACCCGCTCGTGGCGCCGGTGGGCGGCCGGATCGGATCCTTCCGTGCGACGGGCAGCGGCGGTCCGGTCACGGACCAGGACCTGGCCGACGGGACTCTCGTCGCGTTCTTCTCACCCTCCTGCCCGCCCTGCCAGGAGAAGCTCCCCGGGTTCGTCGCGCATGCGGCGGACCAGCCGGACGCGGAGGGCCGGATCCTCGCCGTGGTGGTCGGGGACGCCGAGGAGTCCCGGCCGATGCTGGCCGCCCTCACACCCGTGGTGCGCACCGTCCACGAGGCCTTGGACGGGCCGGTCGGCACGGCGTTCGGCGTCCGCGCGTTCCCCGCGTCGGTGCGCGTCGCACGGGCGGCCGACGGGCGGCTGCTGGTGGCGGAGACCGCGGTGTGGCCGCGTGCGGCCGTCGCGGTGGCCTCGTGA
- a CDS encoding MauE/DoxX family redox-associated membrane protein, translating into MEIVVRVGQGCLLLVFVLSVHGKVRSRRGYAEFTASVRALLPLVAVRARPPAVRMPAVQVSNVQVPNAPAPAGSAGASVVAGAVVAAEAAVVLALAVPATVPVGLALATALLAPFTLLALAAARRGSGTPCRCFGRSTTPLGAVHAVRNAALLAVALAGLVASGPLASTPATAGPAHGGPAVTFAAWLAGGVLGLLASALDDLVGLFRPLPRKEQTP; encoded by the coding sequence GTGGAGATCGTCGTCCGGGTGGGCCAGGGCTGTCTGCTGCTGGTCTTCGTCCTGTCCGTGCACGGGAAGGTCCGCAGCCGGCGCGGCTACGCGGAGTTCACCGCGTCGGTCCGCGCGCTGCTGCCGCTCGTCGCCGTCCGGGCCCGGCCGCCGGCCGTCCGGATGCCCGCCGTCCAGGTGTCCAACGTCCAGGTGCCCAACGCCCCGGCGCCCGCCGGCTCGGCCGGCGCCTCCGTGGTGGCCGGCGCGGTCGTGGCCGCGGAGGCCGCCGTCGTGCTGGCACTCGCCGTGCCGGCCACCGTCCCCGTCGGCCTCGCCCTGGCCACGGCCCTGCTCGCCCCGTTCACCCTGCTCGCCCTCGCGGCCGCCCGTCGCGGGAGCGGCACCCCGTGCCGCTGCTTCGGGCGGTCGACGACGCCGCTGGGCGCCGTCCACGCCGTACGCAACGCCGCACTGCTCGCCGTCGCACTGGCCGGCCTGGTGGCCTCCGGGCCGCTGGCGTCCACTCCGGCGACGGCCGGGCCGGCACACGGCGGTCCGGCCGTGACCTTCGCCGCCTGGCTGGCGGGCGGCGTCCTCGGCCTGCTCGCCTCCGCGCTGGACGACCTCGTCGGGCTCTTCCGGCCGTTGCCCCGAAAGGAACAAACCCCATGA
- a CDS encoding WXG100-like domain-containing protein, protein MAVELPEPLQWVLLLLAGTRWPEADEDMLRDMAERWRQGAETLKDAGEAADSALKRALEGQQGVAAEALAKHWAQFTVGKGTEQDPGYFPGLVQACNGMGDMLEAMANSAETAKIQIIAQLGILAFEVATAEAEAPFTAGLSLAEIPVFVGISRTVVQQILKQLLKEALEFAAKQAAQMAAINLMAQSIELMEGHRKSIDMKELGQNALGGAVAGASGHLIGKGLSGAGSKLGLAGAMQTTGGKMVHGAAVGVGADVSTQLITTGHVEGGSLLGSGLSGGAAVGLRAGSANIKGRFNGPPAGPTPHSAPPTGGGAATSTGGKPIGGSLSGAGSGSGSLPGSGAGAGPSGAASAGAASSGPASTGASSGAASAGAGSTGAASSGGAGHGDSTPAFSRPDAATSAYQGPAGGTGTRGTLDGADASSASGAGHTTSGGRSTDTGAGSASAAGSSAGAGGRGAGGLVPFGSDRTATPGPVADHTTGTPATPAAASAPAHVPAQESAPRGTEPAAPRATAPEAAPHQAAPAPSHTPVAESTQSHTPVAESAPAPSHTPATESAPRNAAPENTVHPAEPAPAADRRADTQPSTGGLQRPEPQQTAAADAPTRTTPDAVPRQSAPDPTPVDTGRTAESRTEPTPANHVPTPAPTVTPALHSTPEQAPSATPHEAPAASPSRSETPAAAPSRETSPPPPPTHSTPDHTPNAAPHETPAAASATPPPGHATPSAAPAAHATAAPGGAPTAHGPSQGPSGPAAPHPSAGDHPVPTTREPADTGTSRLDTAGMPPGMSVPTARPAAGDQPSRSTETPSVPPPPPADTSAAAAGTPHGVQGGAAPRSGTPHGPSAAPPPQSTRTAPPIPPRRQAQPSGQQPPVQNPVQHPVQPPASGGGRTAPPIPPRRQAQPSGQQPPVQHPAQHPAQNPTQQPVSNAGRTAPPIPPRAAPSAPGRTAPPIPPRTQAQPSAQHPTANPTSNPAQHPTQNPTQNPNQGNTAGTPGGSGTPHRPLTSQAADQIHQTERNQRQAELDALRQGGSGRVGRTAQEMGREQQFTITRPPEAAQLVRDVPTMSAQERAQTLDALRPEYRRWLAKDPAFVDALRGALPAKEFATTAARLMVDVDSRTAQPVSARAQARAQAERMLQDPDVAARLLKGGAGIVVVPKDVSMTSVNAFHGLRGTTAGGASGGGRGWDDVRGSGGRRAAVTEENLLGESTSVGNATHYADGYSTTTHEFAHTVHQYGLPAPDRATITSSYQSKLNDPNAAWTDGPRQDLHGNPVDNYGSRDELEYFAQVTNAYLGTNHGTDPHTGQQRNNGPAWVRANEPALLPLLERLYGPDPVPGTHAPANPVEATRAENDMYQGLRDFMEGVEHQPAAATPAPAHTPPPAPSHAPPPVPGSAAPTPGTHGTPNPAHPVAPPPPAPTTYPTPDGMTDRETAESEFRLGTAALLEQTVVERLGGSGLGLPPGSLVLGGGGGVAALQLHRPVQDLDMRLSFGGDGIRNPNEVLRFLADEVLTDSQVVPGRRTASTTVTGRFGGLDVSITLAPVRSQEHPMEVVVNGETHNGETVPLKVVASEDLLGDKLAALAMRKQDAKVDVAMLREKRVRDALDVLTLHSKLDPAALDHLRDGRESMRPAIGKLADVVAEVSRHSADRFTPAQLHTLEEISQRLGSEPTARPVREPKGAKPTPEQLAELRAAKEEAKRLKAAAAAAAGNGNANANANANAHASGSTSTTDRGNPANPPTPTPPANPANPPHPTPSTDSRTTSAPPPPPPPPPAFTTGPVSRGLHPTQAPPPPPPAPTVNRNDAPMDTDMGSRTPSPALDEDMGVHSQSSEPGPVQPATVPPRRPLPVAVQTGFTGDPRFPLRGDQVWLTEVLPSNDRPMTRFGSDQRSHTVPWVLTRRAAEGLANRTADSVWNELVSDIKEFQNYPPLPKGAAAAEHQTVVARWNDIMGRLGELPEHPPADLPLQEWHRSLGDLVSGYIELSQITSFASFADGAAKGRGEANMIDRIDRYVRGEGLPPTPQEVVGTLLDLKENNALTKEDAAAAREHLIKSLHRAFPDYLTAGRKAEIEGLLRMDTPVTVQPHTDLPPTVQAFRRYGADSDLVADIALDRRDPSLIGRIMLSEQARPDTQYQTQNSHAASWSFMRASLLSFEGKSPQVLEGWLGARFDEMHGIQDLDGPTRAVVDHARRELADIGNTPPSLRPARTSDLIRLFVVAHQKLPHTTFVDDFQLARATASGELDLGQIGTDRHHRVVASHFDGAAPFGMAGERLDRAYLSWGHLAGTLGPVNGETIGHLAERTFSDKNMQALLEAGRLRPLDSALGAKYLSGLGAWERSLTTVFGDDGRAGVEKAWADWREEFTIDRFNVPERAHRAQLEQWFQEVQQADRPSDAAGALAGLTAYYQGLGATTSRSEQQRALRTLLERANAAAAAATG, encoded by the coding sequence ATGGCGGTCGAGCTGCCCGAACCCCTCCAGTGGGTGCTCCTCCTGCTGGCCGGCACCCGCTGGCCGGAGGCGGACGAGGACATGCTGCGCGACATGGCGGAGCGCTGGCGACAAGGGGCCGAGACCCTCAAGGACGCCGGTGAGGCCGCGGACTCCGCGCTGAAGCGAGCACTGGAGGGCCAGCAGGGCGTGGCCGCCGAGGCGTTGGCCAAGCACTGGGCGCAGTTCACCGTGGGCAAGGGCACCGAGCAGGACCCGGGTTACTTCCCCGGGCTGGTGCAGGCCTGCAACGGCATGGGCGACATGCTGGAGGCAATGGCCAACTCGGCGGAGACCGCCAAGATCCAGATCATCGCGCAACTCGGCATCCTGGCCTTCGAGGTCGCCACGGCCGAGGCTGAGGCGCCGTTCACCGCCGGTCTCTCGCTGGCCGAGATCCCGGTGTTCGTCGGGATCAGCCGGACGGTCGTCCAGCAGATCCTCAAGCAACTGCTGAAGGAGGCCCTGGAGTTCGCCGCCAAGCAGGCGGCCCAGATGGCCGCCATCAACCTGATGGCCCAGAGCATCGAGCTGATGGAGGGCCACCGCAAGAGCATCGACATGAAGGAGCTGGGCCAGAACGCCCTCGGCGGCGCCGTCGCCGGCGCCAGCGGACACCTGATCGGCAAGGGGCTGAGCGGCGCGGGTTCGAAGCTCGGCCTGGCCGGCGCCATGCAGACCACCGGCGGAAAGATGGTCCACGGCGCGGCCGTCGGAGTCGGTGCGGACGTGTCGACCCAGCTGATCACCACCGGCCACGTCGAGGGCGGTAGCCTGCTCGGGTCGGGTCTCAGCGGCGGTGCCGCGGTGGGCCTGCGGGCCGGATCGGCGAACATCAAGGGCCGGTTCAACGGCCCGCCGGCCGGTCCCACCCCGCACAGCGCTCCGCCCACGGGTGGTGGAGCCGCCACCAGCACCGGGGGCAAGCCCATCGGCGGTTCCCTGTCGGGGGCCGGTTCCGGCTCGGGTTCCCTGCCCGGTTCGGGAGCCGGTGCCGGGCCGTCCGGTGCCGCCTCGGCGGGCGCTGCCTCCTCCGGTCCGGCTTCCACCGGCGCCTCCTCCGGCGCTGCTTCGGCGGGCGCCGGCTCGACGGGCGCCGCTTCGTCCGGCGGGGCCGGGCACGGTGACAGCACACCGGCCTTCTCCAGGCCGGATGCCGCCACCTCCGCCTACCAGGGCCCCGCCGGGGGGACCGGTACCCGAGGCACCCTCGACGGCGCCGACGCTTCCTCGGCCTCCGGGGCCGGGCACACCACGTCCGGCGGCCGTTCGACCGACACCGGCGCAGGCAGTGCGTCCGCTGCAGGCAGTAGCGCCGGCGCAGGCGGCCGAGGAGCGGGCGGCCTGGTCCCGTTCGGCTCCGACCGAACGGCCACGCCGGGCCCGGTCGCCGACCACACCACCGGGACGCCCGCCACCCCCGCGGCGGCTTCGGCCCCCGCGCACGTCCCGGCCCAGGAGAGCGCGCCGCGCGGTACGGAACCGGCCGCCCCGCGCGCCACCGCGCCGGAGGCCGCCCCGCACCAGGCGGCTCCGGCTCCGTCGCACACCCCGGTCGCGGAGAGCACTCAGTCGCACACCCCGGTCGCGGAGAGTGCGCCGGCACCGTCGCACACCCCGGCGACCGAGAGCGCGCCGCGCAACGCCGCGCCGGAGAACACCGTGCACCCCGCCGAGCCCGCCCCGGCGGCGGACCGGCGCGCCGACACCCAGCCGAGCACCGGCGGCCTGCAGCGGCCCGAGCCGCAGCAGACGGCGGCAGCCGACGCGCCGACCCGCACCACACCGGACGCCGTCCCCCGGCAGTCTGCCCCCGACCCGACTCCCGTCGACACCGGCCGGACGGCCGAGAGCCGTACCGAGCCGACCCCGGCGAACCACGTCCCGACTCCGGCCCCGACCGTGACGCCGGCGCTGCACAGCACGCCGGAGCAGGCTCCGAGCGCCACGCCGCACGAGGCGCCCGCCGCCTCGCCGTCGCGCTCCGAGACCCCGGCCGCCGCTCCCTCCCGGGAGACGTCCCCGCCGCCCCCGCCGACGCACAGCACGCCCGACCACACCCCGAACGCGGCTCCGCACGAGACGCCGGCCGCCGCCTCCGCCACCCCGCCGCCCGGCCACGCCACGCCGTCCGCCGCCCCGGCCGCCCACGCGACGGCGGCGCCCGGCGGTGCGCCGACGGCCCACGGGCCTTCCCAGGGGCCGTCCGGCCCGGCGGCGCCCCACCCGTCGGCGGGGGACCACCCGGTGCCGACCACTCGTGAGCCCGCCGACACCGGCACGAGCCGGCTCGACACCGCAGGCATGCCGCCCGGCATGTCCGTCCCCACCGCCCGGCCGGCGGCCGGCGACCAGCCTTCCCGCTCGACCGAGACCCCGTCCGTACCGCCGCCGCCCCCGGCGGACACGAGCGCGGCCGCCGCCGGCACGCCGCACGGCGTCCAGGGCGGCGCCGCTCCTCGGAGCGGGACCCCTCACGGCCCGTCGGCCGCCCCGCCGCCGCAGTCGACCCGGACGGCTCCGCCGATTCCGCCGCGCCGCCAGGCGCAGCCGTCGGGGCAGCAGCCTCCGGTTCAGAATCCGGTGCAGCATCCGGTGCAGCCTCCGGCTTCCGGTGGGGGTCGGACGGCTCCGCCGATTCCGCCGCGTCGTCAGGCGCAGCCGTCGGGGCAGCAGCCTCCGGTTCAGCACCCGGCGCAGCACCCGGCGCAGAACCCGACCCAGCAGCCGGTCTCGAACGCCGGCCGGACCGCGCCGCCGATCCCCCCGCGCGCCGCTCCGTCCGCGCCGGGCCGGACCGCCCCGCCGATTCCGCCGCGTACGCAGGCGCAGCCGTCCGCGCAGCACCCGACGGCCAACCCCACCTCGAACCCGGCCCAGCACCCGACCCAGAACCCGACCCAGAACCCGAACCAGGGCAACACCGCCGGCACCCCGGGCGGGTCCGGCACGCCGCACCGCCCGCTGACCTCGCAGGCGGCCGACCAGATCCACCAGACCGAACGCAACCAGCGGCAGGCCGAGCTGGACGCGCTGCGTCAGGGAGGCTCCGGCCGGGTCGGCCGGACGGCCCAGGAGATGGGCCGGGAGCAGCAGTTCACCATCACCCGGCCGCCCGAGGCGGCCCAGCTGGTCCGTGACGTGCCGACGATGTCCGCGCAGGAGCGGGCCCAGACCCTGGACGCGCTGCGCCCGGAGTACCGGCGCTGGCTGGCCAAGGACCCGGCGTTCGTGGACGCGCTGCGCGGCGCCCTGCCGGCCAAGGAGTTCGCTACCACGGCCGCCCGGCTGATGGTGGACGTCGACAGCCGTACCGCCCAGCCGGTCTCGGCCCGGGCCCAGGCGCGCGCACAGGCCGAGCGGATGCTCCAGGACCCCGACGTGGCGGCCAGGTTGCTGAAGGGCGGCGCCGGGATCGTGGTGGTCCCCAAGGACGTCTCGATGACCTCGGTCAACGCCTTCCACGGGCTGCGCGGGACGACGGCCGGCGGCGCGTCCGGCGGCGGACGCGGCTGGGACGACGTGCGCGGCTCGGGCGGGCGGCGGGCCGCCGTCACCGAGGAGAACCTGCTCGGGGAGAGCACCTCGGTCGGCAACGCGACCCACTACGCGGACGGCTACTCCACCACCACGCACGAGTTCGCGCACACCGTCCACCAGTACGGCCTCCCCGCCCCGGACCGGGCCACGATCACCAGCAGTTACCAGAGCAAGCTGAACGACCCGAACGCGGCCTGGACGGACGGGCCGCGCCAGGACCTCCACGGCAACCCGGTCGACAACTACGGCTCGCGGGACGAGTTGGAGTACTTCGCCCAGGTGACCAACGCCTACCTGGGCACCAACCACGGGACCGACCCGCACACCGGGCAGCAGCGCAACAACGGCCCGGCCTGGGTGCGGGCGAACGAGCCGGCCCTGCTCCCGCTGCTGGAGCGGCTCTACGGCCCGGACCCCGTCCCGGGGACGCACGCCCCGGCGAACCCGGTCGAGGCGACCCGGGCCGAGAACGACATGTACCAAGGGCTCCGGGACTTCATGGAGGGCGTCGAGCACCAGCCCGCCGCCGCCACGCCCGCGCCCGCCCACACCCCGCCGCCGGCCCCTTCGCACGCCCCGCCGCCGGTACCCGGCAGTGCGGCGCCCACCCCGGGGACGCACGGCACGCCCAACCCCGCCCACCCGGTGGCGCCCCCGCCGCCGGCTCCCACGACCTACCCGACGCCCGACGGCATGACCGACCGGGAGACGGCGGAGTCCGAGTTCCGGCTCGGCACCGCCGCGCTCCTGGAGCAGACCGTCGTCGAGCGGCTCGGCGGGAGCGGACTCGGCCTGCCGCCCGGCTCCCTCGTGCTCGGCGGCGGCGGAGGCGTCGCCGCCCTCCAGTTGCACCGTCCCGTCCAGGACCTCGACATGCGCCTGTCCTTCGGCGGCGACGGGATCAGGAACCCCAACGAGGTGCTCCGCTTCCTGGCGGACGAAGTGCTCACGGACAGCCAGGTGGTGCCCGGCCGGCGTACCGCCTCGACCACGGTGACCGGTCGCTTCGGCGGCCTCGACGTCAGCATCACGCTGGCGCCGGTGCGCTCCCAGGAGCACCCGATGGAGGTGGTCGTCAACGGCGAGACCCACAACGGCGAGACCGTCCCGCTGAAGGTGGTGGCGAGCGAGGACCTGCTGGGCGACAAGCTCGCCGCGCTGGCGATGCGCAAGCAGGACGCCAAGGTTGACGTGGCGATGCTCCGCGAGAAGCGGGTCCGCGACGCCCTGGACGTGCTGACGCTGCACTCCAAGCTCGACCCGGCCGCGCTGGACCACCTGCGGGACGGCCGCGAGTCGATGCGGCCGGCGATCGGCAAGCTGGCCGACGTGGTCGCGGAGGTCTCCAGGCACTCGGCGGACCGGTTCACCCCGGCGCAGTTGCACACCCTGGAGGAGATCTCCCAGCGTCTCGGCAGCGAACCGACGGCCCGGCCGGTCAGGGAGCCGAAGGGCGCCAAGCCGACTCCCGAGCAGCTGGCGGAGCTGCGTGCCGCGAAGGAGGAGGCGAAGCGCCTCAAGGCGGCCGCCGCCGCCGCTGCCGGCAACGGCAACGCCAACGCCAACGCCAACGCCAACGCCCATGCCAGCGGGTCCACTTCGACCACCGACCGCGGCAACCCGGCCAACCCGCCCACCCCGACCCCCCCGGCCAACCCGGCCAACCCGCCCCATCCCACCCCGAGTACCGACAGCCGCACCACCTCGGCACCGCCGCCCCCGCCCCCGCCGCCGCCCGCCTTCACCACCGGCCCGGTCTCCCGCGGGCTGCACCCGACGCAGGCCCCGCCGCCCCCGCCGCCCGCGCCGACGGTCAACCGCAACGACGCGCCGATGGACACGGACATGGGCTCCCGCACCCCGAGCCCCGCCCTGGACGAGGACATGGGCGTGCACTCCCAGAGCTCCGAACCGGGCCCGGTGCAGCCGGCGACCGTCCCGCCGCGCCGGCCGCTGCCGGTCGCCGTGCAGACCGGCTTCACCGGCGATCCGCGGTTCCCGCTCCGGGGCGACCAGGTGTGGCTGACCGAGGTGCTCCCGTCCAACGACCGGCCGATGACCCGGTTCGGGTCCGACCAGCGTTCGCACACCGTGCCGTGGGTGCTCACCCGGCGCGCCGCGGAGGGCCTGGCGAACCGTACGGCGGACTCCGTGTGGAACGAACTGGTTTCGGACATCAAGGAGTTCCAGAACTACCCGCCGCTGCCGAAGGGCGCGGCGGCCGCCGAACACCAGACGGTGGTGGCACGCTGGAACGACATCATGGGCCGGCTCGGCGAGCTGCCGGAGCATCCGCCGGCCGACCTGCCCCTGCAGGAGTGGCACCGCAGCCTCGGCGACCTGGTCTCCGGCTACATCGAGTTGTCCCAGATCACCTCCTTCGCCTCCTTCGCCGACGGCGCCGCCAAGGGCCGGGGCGAGGCGAACATGATCGACCGGATCGACCGGTACGTGCGGGGCGAGGGCCTGCCCCCCACACCGCAGGAGGTGGTGGGGACCCTGCTGGACCTCAAGGAGAACAACGCGCTGACCAAGGAGGACGCGGCCGCCGCCAGGGAACACCTGATCAAGAGCCTGCACCGGGCTTTCCCGGACTACCTGACGGCGGGCCGCAAGGCCGAGATCGAGGGCCTGCTGCGGATGGACACACCGGTGACGGTGCAGCCGCACACGGACCTGCCACCGACCGTCCAGGCCTTCCGGCGCTACGGCGCCGACAGCGACCTGGTCGCGGACATCGCCCTCGACCGCCGCGACCCGTCCCTGATCGGCCGGATCATGCTCAGCGAGCAGGCCCGGCCGGACACCCAGTACCAGACGCAGAACTCGCACGCCGCGTCCTGGTCGTTCATGCGGGCCTCGCTGCTCTCCTTCGAGGGGAAGAGCCCGCAGGTGCTGGAGGGCTGGCTGGGCGCGCGCTTCGACGAGATGCACGGCATCCAGGACCTGGACGGGCCCACCCGCGCGGTGGTCGACCACGCCCGGCGCGAGCTGGCGGACATCGGGAACACCCCGCCCTCGCTGCGCCCGGCCCGGACCAGCGATCTCATCCGGCTCTTCGTGGTCGCCCACCAGAAGCTGCCGCACACCACCTTCGTGGACGACTTCCAGCTGGCCCGGGCCACCGCGAGCGGTGAGCTCGACCTCGGGCAGATCGGGACCGACCGTCACCACCGGGTGGTCGCCAGCCACTTCGACGGTGCGGCGCCGTTCGGCATGGCGGGGGAGCGGCTCGACCGGGCCTACCTGAGCTGGGGGCACCTGGCGGGCACGCTCGGCCCGGTCAACGGGGAGACGATCGGCCACCTGGCGGAGCGGACCTTCAGCGACAAGAACATGCAGGCGCTGCTGGAGGCCGGCCGGCTCCGGCCGCTGGACTCCGCGCTGGGCGCCAAGTACCTGTCGGGACTCGGCGCCTGGGAGCGCTCGCTCACCACGGTCTTCGGGGACGACGGGCGTGCCGGGGTCGAGAAGGCCTGGGCCGACTGGCGCGAGGAGTTCACGATCGACCGGTTCAACGTGCCGGAGCGGGCGCACCGGGCCCAACTGGAGCAGTGGTTCCAGGAGGTCCAGCAGGCGGACCGCCCCTCCGACGCGGCCGGCGCGCTGGCGGGGCTCACCGCCTACTACCAAGGGTTGGGCGCCACCACCAGCCGCTCGGAGCAGCAACGCGCACTGCGGACCCTGCTGGAGCGGGCCAACGCCGCCGCCGCGGCGGCCACGGGCTGA
- a CDS encoding ABC transporter ATP-binding protein, with protein sequence MSGPDAPGADDGTRGTPRVLAAAVRLVGRAAPAGLTAWLLLALTASAVPVAAAWILRGVLDRLVATVGTGAGAGASSGSASGSGPGAFTTLALLLVACGVTVAVVPQLLQYLQAQLRRAVGLRAQLELHTAVDRFVGLSRLEDPRFLDRLRLAQQFGGSAPVDVAGSGIGLVGALVTLTGFLGTLALLGPWTAVAVLASGLPVLCAELALSRRRAELTWTVGPAERRELFYAALLTNLQAAKEIRLFGVGRHLRERMITERRTADAARQRLDRQELGVQAGLALLSAVAAGAGLLWAVAAAGSGRIGLGDVTVLVAALPAVQGALAALALELARAHQSALMFRHFISVTGAPADLPAPAQPRPVPPLRDAVELRDVWFRYGDRQPWILRGVDLVIPAGRSVGLAGLNGAGKSTLVKLLCRFYDPTRGQILWDGVDLRELCPRELRRRLGATFQDYMEYDLTARENIALGDLTALTDPGRRVEQAAELAGVHDKLTGLPHGYDTLLSRIFFSEQDKEDAGTGLVLSGGQWQRLALARSLVRSDADLLILDEPSSGLDPEAEHSVHQRLRDHRAGRAGLLISHRLSALREADTIAVLEDGRITETGPHRELVRRGGSYARLFALQAGGYGAAEETGGDAAVPSAAGASADAGTGRDGWT encoded by the coding sequence GTGAGCGGGCCGGACGCACCCGGTGCGGACGACGGCACCCGGGGCACGCCACGCGTGCTGGCCGCAGCGGTCCGTCTGGTAGGCCGGGCCGCGCCCGCCGGCCTGACCGCCTGGCTGCTGCTGGCCCTCACCGCCTCCGCGGTGCCGGTGGCCGCGGCCTGGATCCTGCGCGGGGTGCTCGACCGCCTGGTGGCAACCGTCGGGACCGGCGCCGGGGCCGGGGCCTCGTCGGGGTCCGCCTCCGGTTCCGGCCCCGGCGCCTTCACGACCTTGGCCCTGCTGCTGGTGGCCTGCGGGGTCACCGTCGCGGTGGTCCCCCAACTGCTGCAGTACCTGCAGGCGCAGCTACGGCGGGCGGTGGGGCTCCGGGCCCAGCTCGAACTGCACACCGCCGTCGACCGGTTCGTGGGCCTGAGCCGCTTGGAGGACCCGCGCTTCCTCGACCGGCTCCGGCTGGCCCAGCAGTTCGGCGGGTCCGCCCCGGTGGACGTGGCGGGCAGCGGGATCGGGCTGGTCGGTGCCCTGGTGACCCTCACCGGGTTCCTCGGGACGCTCGCCCTGCTCGGCCCCTGGACGGCCGTGGCCGTCCTCGCCTCCGGACTGCCGGTCCTCTGCGCAGAGTTGGCGCTCAGCCGCCGCCGGGCGGAGCTGACCTGGACGGTCGGGCCGGCGGAGCGCCGCGAGCTGTTCTACGCGGCGCTGCTGACGAACCTCCAGGCCGCCAAGGAGATCAGGCTGTTCGGCGTCGGCCGTCACCTGCGGGAGCGGATGATCACCGAGCGCCGGACCGCCGACGCCGCCAGGCAACGGCTGGACCGGCAGGAGCTCGGCGTCCAGGCCGGACTCGCCCTGCTGTCGGCCGTGGCTGCCGGCGCAGGACTGCTGTGGGCGGTGGCCGCGGCCGGCTCCGGGCGGATCGGCCTCGGGGACGTGACCGTCCTGGTGGCCGCGCTGCCGGCGGTGCAGGGGGCGCTCGCCGCCCTGGCCCTCGAACTGGCCCGCGCCCACCAGTCTGCCCTGATGTTCCGTCACTTCATCTCGGTGACCGGCGCTCCGGCGGATCTCCCGGCGCCCGCGCAGCCGCGGCCCGTACCGCCGCTGCGCGACGCGGTGGAGCTGCGCGACGTCTGGTTCCGCTACGGCGACCGGCAGCCCTGGATCCTGCGGGGCGTCGACCTGGTGATCCCCGCGGGGCGGTCGGTGGGCCTGGCCGGCCTCAACGGCGCCGGCAAGTCCACCCTGGTGAAGCTGCTCTGCCGGTTCTACGACCCGACCCGCGGGCAGATCCTCTGGGACGGCGTCGACCTGCGCGAACTCTGCCCGCGCGAGCTGCGCCGGCGGCTCGGGGCGACCTTCCAGGACTACATGGAGTACGACCTCACCGCCCGCGAGAACATCGCCCTCGGCGATCTCACCGCCCTGACGGACCCCGGCCGCCGGGTCGAGCAGGCCGCCGAACTGGCGGGCGTCCACGACAAGCTCACCGGCCTGCCGCACGGCTACGACACCCTGCTCAGCCGGATCTTCTTCAGCGAGCAGGACAAGGAGGACGCCGGCACGGGCCTGGTGCTCTCCGGCGGCCAGTGGCAGCGGCTGGCCCTGGCCCGCTCCCTGGTCCGCTCCGACGCCGACCTGCTGATCCTGGACGAGCCGAGCTCCGGCCTGGACCCGGAGGCCGAGCACAGCGTCCATCAGCGCCTGCGCGACCACCGGGCGGGCCGCGCCGGGCTGCTCATCTCGCACCGGCTGAGCGCTCTGCGGGAGGCGGACACCATCGCCGTCCTGGAGGACGGCCGGATCACCGAGACGGGCCCGCACCGGGAGCTCGTCCGCCGCGGCGGCTCGTACGCCCGCCTGTTCGCCCTCCAGGCCGGCGGGTACGGGGCCGCCGAGGAGACCGGCGGTGACGCAGCGGTGCCGAGCGCCGCAGGCGCGAGTGCGGACGCGGGCACCGGCAGGGACGGGTGGACGTGA
- a CDS encoding S26 family signal peptidase, with product MRSVRLVRWIHRVLRGRVLAVTVTGPSMEPGLRDGDRVLVVRRRARRLHRGQVVVLGPRAAPPVVLGAARAGSLPAPDERPVGPAQLLIKRIAAAPGDLVPAALAAALRCPPGSTVPPDRFLVLGDNGPRSVDSRHFGYVTREQVVGVAVRPLRPAPAGR from the coding sequence GTGAGGTCCGTACGGCTCGTCCGGTGGATCCACCGCGTCCTGCGCGGCCGGGTGCTCGCCGTCACGGTGACCGGCCCCAGCATGGAGCCGGGCCTGCGCGACGGTGACCGGGTGCTCGTGGTGCGCCGTCGCGCCCGTCGGCTGCACCGGGGCCAGGTCGTCGTCCTCGGGCCACGGGCGGCTCCGCCGGTCGTGCTGGGAGCCGCACGGGCGGGGAGCCTGCCCGCACCGGACGAGCGCCCGGTGGGCCCCGCCCAGTTGCTGATCAAACGGATCGCGGCCGCCCCCGGTGACCTCGTCCCCGCCGCCCTGGCCGCCGCCCTGCGCTGCCCGCCGGGCTCGACGGTGCCGCCGGACCGCTTCCTGGTCCTCGGCGACAACGGGCCCCGCAGTGTCGACTCCCGGCACTTCGGCTACGTGACGCGGGAGCAGGTGGTCGGGGTTGCCGTCCGCCCGCTGCGCCCGGCGCCGGCCGGGCGCTGA